In the Arthrobacter sp. 31Y genome, one interval contains:
- the hisD gene encoding histidinol dehydrogenase, translated as MTTSSDTSAPSTDALDFRSIDFRGRHLSLAELRAAVPRAQHQTMADAEQKVLDIISQVRSRGFAALGELAKKFDGVEQSHPRVPAEALTRALTELDPKVRAALEESIKRARQFADQQRPANVDVQLGDGAVVSQNWIPVGRVGLYVPGGLAPLASSVIMNVVPAVAAGVESIALASPPQKDFDGLPHPTILAAAKLLGIDEVYAIGGAQAIVSFAYGIPGSGDALPLEPVDVVTGPGNIFVATAKRLVKGVVGIDSEAGTTEIAILADATAHAPLVAADLISQAEHDPKAASVLVTDSPELADAVVLELARQAGATKHRARVLEALSGPQSGVVLVDDLEQGIAVCNAYAAEHLEIMTADAASVASRIRNAGAIFVGDFSPVSLGDYCAGSNHVLPTSGTAAFSSGLNVTTFLRAVQVINYDRAALEQVSGHIVSLSGAEDLPGHGDAVRIRFSQEP; from the coding sequence GTGACCACTTCCTCGGATACTTCTGCCCCCTCCACTGACGCCCTTGACTTCCGGAGCATCGATTTCCGGGGCCGCCACCTCTCCTTGGCGGAGCTGCGTGCGGCCGTGCCGAGGGCGCAGCATCAGACCATGGCAGACGCTGAGCAGAAGGTCCTGGATATCATTTCCCAGGTACGCAGCCGGGGCTTTGCCGCCTTGGGCGAACTGGCGAAGAAGTTCGACGGCGTGGAACAGTCCCACCCGCGGGTCCCGGCAGAGGCGCTCACCAGGGCCCTGACCGAACTTGATCCCAAGGTGCGGGCCGCCTTGGAGGAGTCCATCAAACGCGCCCGGCAGTTTGCTGACCAGCAACGCCCTGCCAACGTTGATGTCCAACTCGGTGACGGCGCTGTCGTCAGCCAAAACTGGATCCCGGTGGGACGCGTCGGGCTCTACGTTCCAGGTGGACTCGCGCCCTTGGCGTCATCGGTCATCATGAACGTGGTCCCCGCAGTTGCTGCCGGCGTCGAGTCCATTGCGCTGGCCTCGCCGCCGCAGAAAGACTTCGACGGCCTCCCGCACCCCACCATCCTGGCTGCCGCGAAGCTCCTGGGCATCGACGAGGTGTATGCAATCGGTGGTGCGCAGGCGATTGTTTCGTTTGCTTACGGCATCCCGGGAAGCGGAGATGCGCTGCCCCTTGAGCCTGTTGACGTGGTCACGGGACCCGGCAACATTTTCGTGGCAACAGCCAAGCGGCTGGTGAAGGGTGTGGTGGGCATTGACTCGGAGGCAGGAACTACGGAGATTGCCATCCTCGCCGACGCCACGGCACACGCCCCTTTGGTGGCCGCCGATCTCATCAGCCAGGCCGAGCATGATCCCAAAGCAGCTTCCGTCCTGGTGACGGACTCGCCGGAGCTGGCTGACGCCGTCGTGCTTGAACTGGCACGGCAAGCCGGTGCCACCAAGCACAGAGCCCGCGTCCTTGAGGCGCTCTCCGGGCCGCAGTCCGGTGTGGTGCTGGTGGATGATCTTGAGCAGGGCATCGCGGTCTGCAACGCGTACGCCGCTGAGCACCTGGAGATCATGACGGCGGACGCAGCGTCCGTAGCGTCGCGGATCCGAAACGCCGGGGCCATTTTCGTGGGCGATTTCAGTCCGGTGAGCTTGGGCGACTACTGCGCCGGGTCCAACCACGTACTGCCCACCAGCGGGACGGCGGCTTTCTCCTCGGGGCTCAACGTCACCACCTTCCTCCGCGCAGTCCAAGTCATCAATTATGACCGCGCCGCTTTGGAGCAAGTCAGCGGACATATAGTGAGCCTGTCCGGCGCTGAAGACCTTCCAGGCCACGGTGACGCTGTCCGGATCCGCTTCTCTCAGGAGCCTTAA
- the nrdR gene encoding transcriptional regulator NrdR, translated as MYCPFCRNPDSRVVDSRMADDGSSIRRRRQCPECGRRFTTVETTSLSVIKRSGVGEPFSRIKVISGVRKACQGRPVTEDDLAMLAQEVEENIRSSGAAEIDAHEVGLAILGPLRKLDEVAYLRFASVYQAFESLEDFESAISLLRHEAEEAKAGTKEATGSEKSQL; from the coding sequence GTGTATTGTCCGTTCTGCCGGAATCCCGACTCCCGCGTCGTCGACAGCCGCATGGCAGACGATGGCTCCTCCATTCGCCGCCGCCGCCAATGCCCGGAATGTGGACGCCGCTTCACCACCGTGGAGACCACCAGCTTGTCCGTCATCAAGAGGTCGGGCGTGGGTGAACCGTTCAGCCGCATCAAGGTCATCAGTGGAGTGCGCAAGGCATGCCAGGGGCGGCCCGTCACCGAAGACGACCTAGCCATGCTGGCCCAGGAAGTCGAAGAGAATATTCGTTCCTCGGGCGCTGCGGAAATCGATGCCCACGAGGTGGGCCTGGCCATTCTGGGCCCGCTGAGAAAACTTGATGAAGTAGCATACCTTCGTTTTGCGAGTGTCTATCAGGCGTTCGAGTCTTTGGAAGACTTCGAGTCAGCCATCTCGCTGCTCCGCCATGAGGCAGAAGAGGCCAAGGCAGGCACAAAAGAAGCCACCGGTTCGGAAAAGAGCCAACTCTAG
- a CDS encoding SDR family oxidoreductase: protein MAEDRTTARRNEPGVAIVTGASRGIGAAVAKAAAAAGYDVVVNYSADCEGAEAVVNHILAQGGRARSVQADVSQPADVGRLFDAAAGWGSLTAVINNAAITGNLIGPLVEVSAETVQRVVDVNVSGMIFMCQEAVRRLSTHNGGRGGSIVNISSTATKAGSPGTWVHYAATKGAVDVLTVGLAAEVAKQGIRVNAVAPGSTNTGLHAAAGMPDRVERLNPTIPMGRGAEPEEVAAAVMWLMSDGAGYITGAVLPVSGGR from the coding sequence GTGGCCGAGGACCGGACTACTGCCCGGCGCAACGAACCGGGAGTCGCGATAGTCACCGGCGCCAGCCGCGGGATCGGTGCCGCCGTGGCCAAGGCCGCGGCGGCCGCCGGCTATGACGTCGTCGTCAATTACTCTGCTGACTGCGAAGGCGCAGAGGCGGTGGTCAACCACATCCTGGCTCAAGGCGGCAGGGCCCGCAGCGTCCAGGCCGATGTCAGCCAACCCGCCGACGTCGGACGTTTGTTCGACGCCGCTGCCGGTTGGGGTTCACTGACCGCCGTCATCAACAACGCCGCTATCACCGGGAATCTGATCGGTCCCCTGGTGGAAGTATCGGCCGAAACAGTCCAGCGCGTTGTTGACGTCAACGTCTCCGGCATGATCTTCATGTGCCAGGAAGCGGTGCGAAGGCTCTCCACGCACAACGGCGGCAGAGGCGGATCCATCGTTAACATCTCCTCCACAGCCACCAAGGCCGGCTCCCCCGGTACCTGGGTCCACTACGCGGCCACCAAGGGGGCCGTTGACGTCCTGACGGTGGGTCTGGCAGCAGAAGTGGCCAAGCAGGGTATCCGTGTCAACGCCGTTGCTCCCGGAAGCACCAACACCGGTCTCCATGCAGCTGCCGGGATGCCGGACCGGGTGGAGAGGCTGAACCCCACCATTCCAATGGGTCGTGGCGCTGAACCGGAAGAGGTGGCTGCTGCCGTGATGTGGTTGATGTCCGACGGCGCCGGCTACATTACGGGAGCAGTGCTCCCCGTGTCCGGCGGGCGATGA
- the ppgK gene encoding polyphosphate--glucose phosphotransferase has translation MSKKDEKTHKNAPLIGIDIGGTGIKGGIVDLKKGKLIGDRFRVPTPQPATPEAVAEVVAQIVEELSSRPDAPATDTPVGVTFPGIIQHGVVNSAANVDKTWLSTDIDATFTKRLGRPVEVINDADAAGLAEARYGAGEGVDGTVLVITLGTGIGSAFIFNGQLVPNAELGHLEVDGHDAETKASAVARERDGLSWDEYGVLLNRYLQHVEFLFSPELFIVGGGISKRSDEYFPHLQLRTKIVTAKLKNDAGIVGAALEVALHHKLAK, from the coding sequence TTGTCCAAGAAGGATGAGAAGACCCACAAGAACGCCCCGTTGATCGGTATCGACATCGGTGGCACCGGCATCAAGGGCGGCATCGTCGACCTGAAGAAGGGCAAGCTGATTGGCGATCGCTTCCGCGTCCCCACTCCGCAACCCGCCACTCCGGAAGCTGTGGCTGAGGTAGTAGCCCAAATCGTCGAGGAACTCTCCAGCCGTCCCGACGCTCCGGCGACGGACACACCGGTGGGTGTGACCTTCCCCGGCATCATCCAGCACGGCGTGGTCAACTCGGCTGCCAACGTGGACAAGACCTGGCTCAGCACCGATATTGATGCCACGTTCACCAAGCGCCTGGGACGTCCCGTAGAGGTCATTAATGACGCCGACGCAGCAGGTCTCGCCGAAGCCCGCTACGGCGCCGGCGAGGGCGTGGATGGCACCGTCCTGGTGATCACCTTGGGTACCGGGATCGGCTCGGCCTTCATCTTCAACGGTCAGTTGGTCCCCAACGCCGAGCTCGGCCACCTGGAGGTGGACGGACATGATGCGGAGACCAAGGCTTCAGCTGTTGCCCGCGAACGCGATGGCCTGAGCTGGGATGAGTACGGCGTTCTCTTGAACCGCTACCTCCAGCACGTTGAGTTCCTGTTTTCCCCGGAACTCTTCATTGTGGGCGGCGGCATTTCGAAGCGCTCCGATGAGTACTTCCCGCACCTTCAGTTGCGGACCAAAATAGTCACGGCAAAGTTGAAGAACGACGCCGGGATCGTGGGCGCCGCGCTTGAGGTCGCATTGCACCACAAACTCGCGAAGTAG
- the map gene encoding type I methionyl aminopeptidase, which produces MPSLASTAPIGALTPGTISPERPVPASIPRPEYVGKKAPAKFTGSEVKSPETIEKIRIAGKIAAQAIVEVGKHIQPGVTTDQLDKVGHEFLLDHHAYPSTLGYRGFPKSLCSSLNEVICHGIPDSTVVQDGDILNIDITAFINGVHGDTNYTFLVGDVDEESRLLVERTQESLNRAIKAVAPGREINVIGRAIQSYAKRFGYGVVRDFTGHGVGEAFHTGLIIPHYDAAPAYNTVIEAGMVFTIEPMLTLGTIEWEMWSDDWTVVTKDHKRTAQFEHTLLVTETGAEILTLP; this is translated from the coding sequence ATGCCTTCTCTTGCTTCGACTGCACCCATTGGCGCCCTCACCCCGGGAACCATCAGCCCTGAACGACCCGTCCCGGCGTCCATTCCCAGGCCGGAGTATGTAGGCAAGAAGGCGCCCGCCAAGTTCACCGGCTCCGAAGTGAAGTCTCCCGAGACCATCGAGAAGATCCGGATTGCAGGAAAGATCGCCGCGCAAGCGATCGTTGAAGTGGGCAAGCATATCCAGCCCGGTGTCACCACGGACCAGCTGGACAAAGTAGGACACGAGTTTCTTCTGGACCACCATGCTTACCCCTCCACGCTTGGATACCGCGGGTTCCCCAAATCGCTGTGTTCATCCCTCAATGAAGTCATATGCCACGGAATCCCCGACTCAACCGTGGTCCAGGATGGCGACATCCTGAACATTGACATCACCGCCTTTATCAACGGAGTGCACGGGGATACTAATTACACTTTCCTGGTTGGCGACGTGGATGAAGAATCCCGTCTGCTGGTTGAGCGTACGCAGGAGTCGCTCAACCGGGCCATCAAGGCCGTGGCCCCTGGCCGCGAAATCAACGTAATCGGCCGAGCAATCCAGTCCTATGCCAAACGCTTCGGCTACGGCGTGGTAAGGGATTTCACCGGCCACGGCGTGGGTGAGGCCTTCCACACCGGCCTCATCATTCCGCATTACGACGCAGCCCCGGCGTACAACACGGTGATCGAGGCAGGCATGGTGTTCACCATCGAACCCATGCTGACCCTTGGCACCATCGAATGGGAGATGTGGTCCGACGACTGGACGGTTGTCACCAAGGACCACAAACGCACGGCCCAATTCGAACACACCCTGCTGGTCACCGAGACCGGCGCGGAAATCCTTACCCTTCCCTGA
- a CDS encoding SPOR domain-containing protein, producing MTEYWYNVKTHEIEEDAMSDWTQLIGPYKTREEAEHALEKVKARNDTWDAQDDD from the coding sequence GTGACGGAGTACTGGTACAACGTCAAAACGCACGAGATCGAAGAGGACGCGATGTCCGATTGGACCCAGCTGATTGGCCCCTATAAAACCAGGGAAGAAGCTGAGCACGCCTTGGAGAAGGTCAAAGCACGCAATGACACCTGGGACGCCCAGGACGACGACTAG
- the panB gene encoding 3-methyl-2-oxobutanoate hydroxymethyltransferase, whose product MAPSNLPESTTPAEVPAPYGTGPAAAAHVPSTTGRKPVSRVRIHHLQQAKDNGEHFAMLTAYEQYTAEIFDQAGIEVLLVGDSASNNVFGNETSLPVTVDELLPLTRAVSRAAKRALVVADLPFGSYEVSPGQAVATGVRFLKEGLAHAVKIEGTAYYAETVKAMVQAGIPVMAHIGFTPQSEHSLGGYRVQGRGDDAQRLVDDALALQDAGAFSVLMEMVPAETAAAVDAAVRVPTVGIGAGKSTTGQVLVWQDMAGLRGGKMAKFVKQYADLRTTLSDAAAAYGEDVRSGQFPGPEHSF is encoded by the coding sequence ATGGCCCCGAGCAACCTTCCTGAGTCCACCACGCCCGCCGAAGTACCCGCACCCTACGGCACGGGCCCGGCAGCTGCTGCCCACGTGCCGTCGACGACCGGCAGGAAGCCTGTCAGCCGGGTCCGGATTCACCACCTTCAGCAGGCCAAGGACAACGGCGAGCACTTTGCCATGCTGACCGCATATGAGCAGTACACCGCCGAGATCTTTGATCAGGCCGGAATCGAAGTCCTGCTGGTGGGCGACTCCGCTTCCAACAACGTGTTCGGCAATGAGACGAGCCTTCCCGTCACGGTGGACGAGCTCCTGCCCTTGACGCGGGCGGTGAGCAGGGCGGCCAAGCGCGCGTTGGTGGTGGCGGACCTGCCCTTCGGCAGCTACGAAGTTTCCCCCGGCCAGGCCGTCGCCACCGGCGTCCGGTTCCTCAAGGAAGGACTGGCGCACGCCGTCAAAATTGAGGGAACCGCTTACTATGCCGAGACCGTCAAGGCCATGGTCCAAGCAGGAATCCCCGTCATGGCCCACATCGGATTCACTCCCCAAAGCGAACATTCCCTCGGCGGATACCGCGTCCAGGGCCGTGGCGATGACGCCCAGCGGCTCGTGGACGATGCCCTCGCCCTTCAGGACGCGGGCGCTTTCAGCGTCCTCATGGAAATGGTGCCTGCCGAGACCGCAGCCGCTGTGGATGCCGCCGTGCGGGTACCCACCGTTGGCATCGGCGCTGGCAAGAGCACCACGGGGCAGGTTCTTGTATGGCAGGACATGGCAGGATTGCGTGGCGGCAAGATGGCAAAGTTCGTCAAGCAATACGCAGATCTCCGCACCACCTTGAGTGACGCCGCGGCCGCCTACGGTGAGGATGTCCGATCCGGCCAGTTCCCCGGACCGGAGCACTCCTTCTAG
- the glnA gene encoding type I glutamate--ammonia ligase — MDRQQEFVLRTIEERDVRFVRLWFTDVVGSLKSVALAPAEVEGAFEEGLGFDGSAIEGLARVFESDMLAQPDPSTFQILPWRGETEQTSRMFCDVLTPDGEPSAADPRNVLKRTLAKAADMGFTCYTHPEIEFYLLKSKDLGPDGAPVPVDEGGYFDHVPGGVAQDFRRTAVTMLESVGISVEFSHHEAGPGQNEIDLRYADALQTADNIMTFRTVIKEVALQQGTYATFMPKPFTDHPGSGMHTHFSLFEGDTNAFFEAGAEFQLSKTARQFIAGILKHAPEFTAVTNQFVNSYKRLWGGGEAPSYLSWGHNNRSALVRVPLYKPGKGQSARIEYRGIDSATNPYLAYAVLLGAGLKGIEEGYELPAAAEDDVWSLTTAERRAMGHAPLPASLHDAIRAMEESELVAEILGEQVFEHFLRNKRAEWQDYRLQVTPYELQRNLGIL, encoded by the coding sequence ATGGACCGCCAGCAAGAGTTCGTTCTGCGGACGATCGAAGAGCGTGACGTGCGCTTCGTACGCTTGTGGTTCACCGACGTCGTGGGTTCCCTCAAATCGGTGGCGCTTGCGCCGGCCGAAGTTGAGGGTGCCTTTGAAGAAGGCCTTGGCTTTGACGGTTCCGCCATTGAGGGCCTCGCCCGCGTGTTCGAGTCGGACATGCTCGCGCAGCCGGACCCGTCCACCTTCCAGATCCTGCCGTGGCGTGGAGAAACAGAGCAGACATCGCGCATGTTCTGTGATGTCCTCACTCCCGACGGCGAGCCATCTGCCGCGGACCCCCGCAACGTCCTGAAGAGGACCCTTGCGAAGGCCGCTGACATGGGCTTCACCTGCTACACCCACCCAGAGATTGAGTTCTACCTGCTGAAGTCCAAGGACCTGGGTCCGGACGGCGCTCCCGTGCCCGTGGACGAAGGCGGCTACTTCGACCATGTACCGGGTGGTGTAGCGCAGGACTTCCGCCGCACTGCGGTCACCATGCTCGAATCCGTCGGCATATCGGTGGAGTTCAGCCACCACGAGGCCGGCCCGGGCCAGAACGAGATCGACCTCCGCTACGCGGACGCGCTTCAGACCGCGGATAACATCATGACGTTCCGGACAGTCATCAAGGAAGTGGCCCTTCAGCAGGGAACGTACGCCACCTTCATGCCCAAGCCGTTCACGGACCACCCCGGTTCAGGCATGCACACGCACTTCTCGCTCTTCGAGGGCGACACCAATGCGTTCTTCGAAGCCGGTGCCGAGTTCCAACTGTCCAAGACGGCGCGCCAGTTCATTGCCGGAATCCTCAAGCACGCTCCTGAATTCACAGCCGTCACCAACCAGTTCGTCAATTCCTACAAGCGCCTCTGGGGCGGCGGCGAGGCCCCCAGCTACCTGAGCTGGGGCCACAACAACCGCTCGGCATTGGTTCGCGTTCCGCTGTACAAGCCCGGCAAGGGCCAGTCGGCGCGCATCGAATACCGTGGCATCGACAGCGCAACCAACCCGTATCTGGCTTACGCCGTACTTCTGGGTGCCGGTTTGAAGGGCATCGAGGAAGGCTACGAACTTCCCGCCGCAGCTGAAGACGACGTATGGTCGTTGACTACCGCGGAGCGTCGGGCCATGGGTCACGCGCCGTTGCCGGCCAGCCTCCACGATGCCATTCGCGCCATGGAGGAATCCGAATTGGTGGCCGAGATCCTGGGAGAGCAGGTGTTCGAACACTTCCTGCGCAACAAGCGTGCGGAGTGGCAGGACTACCGCCTCCAAGTCACCCCGTACGAGTTGCAGCGCAACCTCGGCATTCTCTAG
- a CDS encoding bifunctional [glutamine synthetase] adenylyltransferase/[glutamine synthetase]-adenylyl-L-tyrosine phosphorylase, translating to MSLARRLISAGFSDLEKGERFLAAPELEGIDEDALFAGLSLSASPDTALQSLVRLIEKNPGLKKLAAADQDISEPMYRLLGASEALGEFLMRRPEHLDVFNVRVSPEPVQASNEDLRAGLLRSVKAEPGAQRPVAGMTGLPAYAALRSAYRRGLTELAIKDICAASPTDFMPAVGAELADLAGAAIEAALAVSRAEAAAQFDAAEIADVGLAVIGMGKCGARELNYISDVDVIYVIEAGELDDARASTIGTALASGISRAISSSAPEPGLWEVDANLRPEGKSGPLVRTLPSHLSYYARWAESWEFQALLKARTIAGDRDLGQRYEKAVEPLVWASAGREGFVESVQAMRRRVTDYIPAAEEQRQIKLGRGGLRDVEFTVQLLQLVHGKSDESLRRRDTTSAIAALSAGGYIGRTDAAAFDNAYRYLRLLEHRIQLFQLRRTHLMPVAEDAQRFLAKAVLGPFALERPHPDQLMATWQKTKKAVRELHERIFYRPLLNTAAKLSSEDAKLSPEAAQGRLAALGYVDPQGAMRHIEALTAGVSRRAALQRQLLPILLGWLAEGVDPDAGLLAFRRVSEALGTTHWYLGLLRDSQAAAERLCQVLANSRLISDLLEVSPESVAWLGSDKDLVPIPFEAQWQEIRSKLSRHADPESAMRLIRLIRRREILRTAIADSAGLLDQDAVGLALSETDRAAVLGALHVAEAAIAATGPLKTDVLVVAMGRQGGREIGYGSDADVIYVHRARPGFTDAEAQEQATTIVAKLSGFLTQPLKPAIMAERVLMVDADLRPEGKNGAMVRSLDSYAEYYRRWSLIWEAQALLRARPMAGSDELAADFVRLIDPLRYPEQLADSDLREIRRVKARVESERLPRGADPARHVKLGRGGLSDVEWLVQLLQLQHAGKHPELRTSSTLDALAAAEKLHLVVEDDATLLREAWRLASRIRSANVIVTGRASDLLPSSRKDLEAVARWCGYEPGNAGHFEEDYLRLSRRARGVFEKEFYGH from the coding sequence ATGAGCCTTGCGCGTCGGCTCATCTCAGCCGGATTCAGTGACCTCGAAAAAGGCGAACGGTTCCTCGCTGCCCCCGAACTTGAAGGGATAGACGAGGACGCCTTGTTCGCCGGGCTTTCGTTGTCTGCAAGCCCGGATACCGCCCTCCAATCCTTGGTCCGCCTGATCGAGAAGAACCCGGGGCTGAAGAAGCTGGCCGCGGCTGATCAGGACATCAGCGAGCCCATGTACCGGCTTCTGGGTGCCTCGGAGGCTCTGGGGGAGTTTCTCATGCGGCGGCCGGAGCATCTGGATGTGTTCAATGTCCGGGTCAGTCCGGAGCCGGTCCAGGCCTCCAATGAAGATCTCCGGGCCGGGCTGCTGCGCTCCGTGAAAGCCGAGCCCGGTGCCCAGCGTCCGGTGGCCGGAATGACAGGGCTGCCAGCCTACGCGGCCCTGCGGAGTGCGTACCGCCGCGGTCTGACGGAGCTGGCCATCAAGGACATCTGCGCTGCATCACCAACAGACTTCATGCCCGCGGTGGGCGCGGAACTGGCCGACCTCGCAGGCGCCGCCATCGAGGCTGCCCTCGCGGTGTCCCGGGCCGAAGCCGCGGCCCAGTTCGACGCGGCCGAAATTGCCGACGTCGGTCTTGCCGTCATTGGCATGGGCAAATGCGGCGCCCGGGAGCTGAACTACATTTCCGACGTCGATGTCATTTATGTCATCGAAGCAGGGGAGTTGGACGACGCCCGCGCGTCCACCATCGGCACTGCTCTTGCCTCGGGTATCTCCAGGGCAATCTCTTCCTCCGCGCCTGAACCGGGACTTTGGGAAGTTGACGCCAATCTCCGTCCAGAGGGAAAGTCCGGCCCGCTGGTTCGCACGCTGCCCTCGCACCTGAGTTATTACGCCCGTTGGGCCGAAAGCTGGGAGTTCCAAGCCCTGTTGAAGGCGCGGACCATCGCCGGCGATCGGGACCTGGGCCAGCGCTACGAGAAGGCCGTGGAGCCTTTGGTCTGGGCCTCAGCGGGCCGTGAGGGTTTTGTGGAGTCGGTCCAGGCCATGCGCCGCAGGGTGACCGACTACATTCCGGCGGCCGAGGAACAACGCCAGATCAAGCTGGGGCGCGGCGGACTCCGCGACGTTGAATTTACAGTTCAGCTACTGCAGCTGGTGCACGGAAAGTCTGACGAGTCACTTCGTAGACGGGACACCACCTCTGCCATCGCTGCCTTGTCTGCCGGCGGTTACATCGGACGGACGGACGCCGCGGCCTTTGACAACGCGTACCGCTACCTGCGCCTGCTGGAACACAGAATCCAGCTTTTCCAATTGCGTCGGACCCACCTCATGCCTGTTGCTGAGGATGCCCAGCGCTTCCTTGCCAAGGCTGTCCTGGGTCCGTTCGCGCTTGAGCGACCACATCCTGACCAGTTAATGGCCACGTGGCAAAAGACCAAGAAGGCTGTCCGAGAGCTGCACGAGCGCATCTTTTACCGGCCGCTGCTGAACACCGCAGCAAAGCTGAGCAGCGAAGACGCGAAGCTCAGCCCGGAGGCTGCCCAAGGCCGTCTCGCCGCACTCGGCTACGTGGACCCTCAAGGTGCCATGCGGCACATAGAGGCACTCACCGCGGGCGTCAGCCGTCGCGCTGCACTGCAGAGGCAGCTCTTGCCGATCCTCTTGGGATGGCTCGCCGAAGGCGTAGATCCCGACGCCGGACTCCTCGCCTTCCGCAGGGTCAGCGAAGCCCTCGGAACCACCCATTGGTACCTGGGCCTGCTCCGGGATTCGCAAGCGGCCGCTGAGCGGCTCTGCCAAGTGCTGGCTAATTCCCGGCTGATTTCGGATCTGTTGGAAGTATCTCCGGAGTCCGTTGCCTGGTTGGGCAGTGACAAGGACCTTGTGCCGATACCTTTTGAAGCCCAGTGGCAGGAAATCCGGTCCAAGCTCTCCCGCCACGCGGATCCCGAGAGTGCCATGAGGCTGATCCGGCTGATCCGGCGTCGGGAGATCCTGCGTACTGCGATTGCGGACAGCGCCGGTTTGCTCGATCAGGATGCCGTGGGGTTGGCCTTGTCCGAAACGGATCGGGCGGCGGTTCTCGGGGCATTGCACGTAGCGGAGGCCGCCATCGCGGCGACGGGGCCGTTGAAAACCGATGTCCTGGTGGTGGCAATGGGTCGGCAGGGTGGCCGGGAGATCGGCTATGGTTCGGACGCGGACGTCATTTACGTACACCGTGCCCGTCCTGGATTCACTGATGCTGAGGCCCAGGAACAGGCGACCACCATAGTGGCCAAGTTATCGGGCTTCCTCACCCAACCGCTCAAGCCCGCCATTATGGCCGAACGAGTGCTCATGGTGGACGCCGACCTCCGTCCGGAAGGCAAGAACGGCGCCATGGTCCGGTCCTTGGATTCGTATGCGGAGTACTACCGGCGGTGGTCCCTTATCTGGGAGGCGCAAGCCCTCCTGCGGGCCCGCCCGATGGCAGGCTCGGATGAGCTTGCCGCAGATTTTGTACGCCTCATTGATCCCCTGCGGTACCCGGAGCAACTCGCGGACAGCGATCTCCGGGAGATTCGCCGAGTCAAGGCACGGGTCGAGTCCGAGCGTCTGCCTCGGGGCGCTGATCCGGCCCGGCACGTCAAGCTTGGCAGGGGCGGCCTGAGCGATGTTGAATGGCTGGTTCAGTTGCTTCAGCTCCAGCACGCCGGAAAGCACCCGGAGTTGCGGACATCGTCAACCCTGGATGCACTGGCTGCAGCGGAGAAGTTGCATTTAGTAGTTGAAGACGACGCCACGCTCCTGCGGGAGGCGTGGAGGCTCGCCAGCCGTATCCGCTCCGCCAACGTCATCGTGACGGGACGCGCCTCGGACCTGCTGCCCTCATCCCGTAAGGACCTGGAAGCTGTAGCTCGCTGGTGTGGCTATGAACCCGGGAACGCGGGTCACTTCGAAGAGGACTATCTGCGGCTCAGTCGCCGGGCCCGGGGCGTTTTTGAGAAAGAGTTCTACGGCCACTGA